CTCGGCCTGCCCAAGTGGGGAACGTTCCTGAGCAAGGAACTACCTGCGTACATGGCAGCCAACTTCGGTGCCAACGGCCAGAACGCGGTTGCGGGCCTGTCGATGAGCGGCACCTCCGCGCTGAATCTCGCCACCCAGAATCCCGGCTTGTACCGGTCGGTGGCCTCGTTCAGCGGCTATCCGTCGGTGAGCACCCCGGGCTACGCGCAGGGCATCGCCGTATCGGTCGGCGAGATGGGCGGCAACGCGGTCAACATGTGGGGCCCGTGGCCGAGCGCCCAGTGGGTCAAGAACGATCCGCTGGTGAATGTCGCGGCGCTGCGCGGTATGCGCGTCTATGTTTCCGCCGGCATGGGTGCGCCCGGCAAGCTCGATGCCGCCGTCACGCCCGGCAGCCCGTCGTTCGACCCGGTCAAGTTCGTCCAGCTGGTCCCACTGGAGACCGCGTCCGGGATGAGCAGCGAGCTGTTCGCCGGTGCGCTGAAGGCCGCCGGAGTCCAGGCGCAGGTGAACATCAGCACCAGCGGAATTCACTGGTGGAGCTACTGGGAAGACCGCCTGCACGAGGCCTGGTACGGCACGATCGCTCCGTCGTTCGGCCAGTAGTCGCCGGCTCGTAAGCAACGACGCGGCCCCTGCGTACAACGCAGGGGCCGCGTTTTTTGCTGTCACGCCCTTGGGTATCGAGCGGCCGGTTCCGCCCCCCGGCCTACAGTGGAACGATCTTACTCTAGAGTAAGATCGACAGGTCGTTCGGTGAGGAGTAGTGATGGCGATGCGATCGCTCACGGACAAGCACGTGATGATCACCGGAGCCTCGTCCGGTATCGGTCGGGCTGCAGCGTCGGCGATAGCTCGAAAGGGTGCGACAGTAATCCTGCTGGCCCGCCGGGAGCCCGAGTTGGCCGACGCGGTGGCGGAGATTCGGACGGCCGGTGGCCGAGCCCACGGCTATCCGTGCGATATCACCGATCCCGCCGAGGTCGACCGGGTCGTCGCGGCGATCCTGCACGATCACGGTCAGGTGGACATGCTGGTGAACAATGCCGGGCGGTCGATCCGGCGCTCGGTGTATCGGTCGACCGACCGACTGCACGACTTCGAGCGCACGATGGCGGTGAACTATCTCGGTGCCGTGCAGCTGATTCTGCGGCTGCTGCCGAGCATGCGACAGCGCCGGTCCGGGCACATCGTGAACATATCCAGCGCCGGGGTGCAGCTGAGCACGCCACGGTTCTCGGCCTATCTCGCAAGCAAGGCCGCGCTGGACAAGTTCACCGATTGCGTCGCGGCGGAAACCTTGGCCGACGGCATCACCTTCACCACGATCCACATGCCGCTGGTTCGTACGCCGATGATCGCTCCCAGTGCCGGCACGAACGTCGGCGGCGCGCAGAGCCCGGAGTGGGCGGCGGCAACGATCGTGCGCGCACTGACCGAGCAACCGAAACGGATCGACACCCCGGTCGGCACCATCTCCGAATACCTGGGTCTGCTCACCCCACGGCTCAAGGACCGTGCGCTCCATCGGTACTACCGTGCTTTCCCGGACTCGCCGGCGGCCAAGGGGGAGGTACCGGCGCGAGCGGTGGCAGCCGAGTCCTCTCCCGTCGCTGCGCCGCCGAACGGCGACAGCCACGCCGGCCCGGCACGGATCACTCCGATCCGGATTCGCCGGGTGGGCCGGTGGATCCCCGGCGTGCACTGGTAACCGACCGAATCGAGCCATCAGCATACCGACACCGCGCGGACAACTGATTGCCAGAAAGTCGCCCTAGGCTCGCCGCGTGACCCCCGAAAACCCCACCGAGAAATTGCCGACCACCGAACCGCAGCCCGGCGATCAGCCCCCGCGACCAGCCGAGCCGCAGCGGTTCGGGGCACGGCAGTTCGAGGCACTGCGCCGGCAGGTTCGCGCCGCCCCGGTTCTCGCCGGCCTGCTCGCGATCCTGATCATCGGCGGAATCGGGTTCGGCGCCGGCTACCTGGTGGGCGGATCCGGCCACGACCACGGCCGGAGCGGCCACTCGGTCGACCGGGGCGGCTTCGGCCCGGGCGGCTTCGACCGCCCGGAGCGGATGCCGAATCCGCCGGGACAGAACGGTCCGGGCAACCAGCAGGTGCCGGTCCCGCCGATTCCCCCGGGCGGCCCGGCTCAGCCCGATCCCAGCCAGCCCGATCCCAGCCAGTCCGGTACCAGCCAGCCCGATCCCAGCCCGTCCAGCCCCGCTCAGCCGGGTCCGAGCGAGTCCGGTCCGGCGCCGGCCGGTCCTACCGCGGGCGCCTGACCACCACGACGTGCCGCGAGCACCGCGTCGTACACCGCCCGCCGCGACACCCCCGGGCCGGCGACGCGGGCGCACGCATCCTTGAGCCGGGCGCCGGCGGCCACCAGCCGCTCCACCTCGGCGATCAGGTCGGTGGGCGCCGGTGCCGTCGGCTCGGCACCGGCGATCACCACGGTGATCTCGCCGCGCACACCACCGGCCGCCCAGTCGGCCAGCTCGGCGAGTCCGGCGCGCACGACCTCCTCGTAGGTCTTGGTCAACTCCCGGCACACCGCGCCGCGCCGGTCCGGGCCGAGCACCTCGACCGCGTCGGCCAGACAATCCGCGAGCCGATGCGGAGACTCGAAGAAGACGCAGGCCCGCGGTTCGGTGCGCAGGGTAGCCAGCCAATTGCGCCGCTGCCCGCTCCGCCGCGGGGCGAAACCTTCGAAACAGAACCGATCCACCGGTAACCCGGACACCGCGAGCGCCGTGGTCACTGCCGAGGGCCCCGGTAGGCAGGTCACCGGTAATCCGCGCTGCACGCACGCAGCGACCAATCGATAGCCCGGATCACTGATCGAGGGCATCCCGGCATCGGTGACCAGCACGACCGTGGCCCCGGCCACGATCCGGTCCAGCAGGTCGGGAATCCGGGCCGACTCGACATGATCGTAGAAACTCACCACGCTGCCGGTGATCCGCACGCCGAGCGCGGCAGCCAGGGTCCGAGTCCGTCGGGTGTCCTCGGCAGCGATCACGTCGGCGGTGGCCAGCGCCTGGCACAACCGGGCAGACGCATCCCCGACCGCGCCCATGGGTGTGCCGGCCAGCACCAGACGACCCTCCACCCGGGACAGCATACGATCGCTTTCGTGACCCTGACGGACGAGCGGGCGGCTTTGCCCGATCCGCTGACCACCGTCAGCCCCGCACCGTTGCTGCCGACGTTCGACCCCGGGCCCACCGACCGGATGCGCGGCTGGCTGGTCACCGGGTTCCTCACCATGATCACCGCGATCACCCGGTTCACCATGTTGTCGTATCCGACCGACGCCGGCACTCCGGTCTTCGACGAGAAGCACTACGTCCCGCAGGCCTATCAAGTGCTCACCGGCGGCTGGCTGGAGGACAACCCCGGCTACGGCCTGGTCGTGCATCCGCCGGTCGGCAAGTGGCTGATCGCGATGGGTGAGGCGCTCTTCGGCTACAACGCCTGGGGCTGGCGGTTCGCCTCGGCCGTCGCCGGTACGGTCCTGGTGCTGCTGATCATCCGGATCGTGCGCCGGATGGCCAGGTCGACGATGATCGGTGCCGCCGCGGGCGTGCTGGCGATCTGTGACGGCCTGCTGTTCGTCTCGTCCCGGGTAGGGCTGCTCGACGTCTTCCTGGCGCTGTTCGCCACCGCGGCGTTCGGCTGCCTGGTGGTCGAC
Above is a genomic segment from Skermania piniformis containing:
- a CDS encoding alpha/beta hydrolase, with amino-acid sequence MSIRAPRLLALAIALVAALYSVVISSVGTASADSVVVQVFSPAMNKNIPVKVLKAAGGGPAPTLYLLDGLRAPDDNNGWLINTQVESFFADKHVNVAIPFGGGGTFYTDWERADPKLGLPKWGTFLSKELPAYMAANFGANGQNAVAGLSMSGTSALNLATQNPGLYRSVASFSGYPSVSTPGYAQGIAVSVGEMGGNAVNMWGPWPSAQWVKNDPLVNVAALRGMRVYVSAGMGAPGKLDAAVTPGSPSFDPVKFVQLVPLETASGMSSELFAGALKAAGVQAQVNISTSGIHWWSYWEDRLHEAWYGTIAPSFGQ
- a CDS encoding SDR family NAD(P)-dependent oxidoreductase: MAMRSLTDKHVMITGASSGIGRAAASAIARKGATVILLARREPELADAVAEIRTAGGRAHGYPCDITDPAEVDRVVAAILHDHGQVDMLVNNAGRSIRRSVYRSTDRLHDFERTMAVNYLGAVQLILRLLPSMRQRRSGHIVNISSAGVQLSTPRFSAYLASKAALDKFTDCVAAETLADGITFTTIHMPLVRTPMIAPSAGTNVGGAQSPEWAAATIVRALTEQPKRIDTPVGTISEYLGLLTPRLKDRALHRYYRAFPDSPAAKGEVPARAVAAESSPVAAPPNGDSHAGPARITPIRIRRVGRWIPGVHW
- the rsmI gene encoding 16S rRNA (cytidine(1402)-2'-O)-methyltransferase — translated: MEGRLVLAGTPMGAVGDASARLCQALATADVIAAEDTRRTRTLAAALGVRITGSVVSFYDHVESARIPDLLDRIVAGATVVLVTDAGMPSISDPGYRLVAACVQRGLPVTCLPGPSAVTTALAVSGLPVDRFCFEGFAPRRSGQRRNWLATLRTEPRACVFFESPHRLADCLADAVEVLGPDRRGAVCRELTKTYEEVVRAGLAELADWAAGGVRGEITVVIAGAEPTAPAPTDLIAEVERLVAAGARLKDACARVAGPGVSRRAVYDAVLAARRGGQAPAVGPAGAGPDSLGPG